In a genomic window of Alteromonas gilva:
- a CDS encoding porin → MIAEKKIRYFYYPLLAVLLVGQSVCAEPLDASVSYQKNGFTFETADNNFKMQIQGRIQSRFATPSDSQPTALDDYTSYSSGGDEFGINRARLKIKGHAYRPWLKFAIEHDFVNSRLLTYTVNVEKYDWLKFKAGQWKFEYSRERSISSGGQQLLDRSIINRIFTIDRQQGAAIYGDLGGQDMTSFSYWLGIGTGNGLGSNRNDGGAPLYYGRLQWNITGKNFGFKASDLQFSQSLKANVAVAYSSNESAFTRFSSSAGGQLEGFDAGIANQYKIDQYNIDFALKYRGLNAQGEYHEKTITDSAQQDAETDYRGFYVQAGYFGHAAFEWWPKPLELALRYATYHETDNLLDEKHFERAVAANWFFNGHNNKLTADITQFDIEQVALGSVDEVRYRLQWDLSF, encoded by the coding sequence GTGATTGCCGAGAAGAAAATACGATATTTTTATTATCCGCTTTTAGCCGTTTTGCTGGTTGGTCAGAGTGTTTGTGCCGAACCACTGGATGCATCGGTTTCTTACCAAAAAAATGGTTTTACTTTTGAAACCGCAGACAACAACTTTAAAATGCAAATACAAGGGCGTATCCAATCACGTTTCGCAACGCCTTCTGACAGCCAGCCGACCGCACTGGATGATTACACCAGTTACTCGTCGGGCGGCGATGAGTTTGGCATTAACCGTGCGCGTTTAAAAATTAAAGGCCACGCTTACCGACCATGGCTTAAATTTGCCATTGAGCATGACTTCGTCAACAGTCGACTGCTTACTTACACTGTGAATGTTGAAAAATATGACTGGCTTAAATTTAAGGCCGGGCAGTGGAAGTTTGAGTATTCCAGAGAGCGCAGTATCAGTAGTGGCGGCCAGCAGCTGCTCGACCGTTCCATTATAAATCGCATTTTTACCATCGACCGTCAGCAGGGCGCAGCGATATATGGCGATCTGGGCGGCCAGGATATGACCAGCTTTAGTTATTGGCTGGGTATTGGTACGGGCAATGGTTTAGGCAGCAACCGTAACGATGGCGGCGCGCCGCTGTACTATGGCCGGTTACAATGGAATATTACCGGTAAAAACTTTGGCTTCAAAGCCAGCGATCTGCAATTTAGCCAGTCGTTAAAGGCCAATGTCGCCGTGGCGTACTCGTCTAATGAAAGTGCCTTTACGCGCTTTTCATCGTCGGCAGGTGGTCAACTGGAAGGGTTTGATGCCGGGATTGCCAATCAGTATAAGATCGATCAGTACAACATTGATTTTGCGCTCAAGTACCGTGGCCTGAACGCGCAGGGTGAGTACCACGAGAAAACCATCACCGACAGCGCACAGCAGGATGCTGAAACAGATTACCGTGGCTTCTATGTGCAGGCCGGTTACTTTGGACATGCCGCCTTTGAGTGGTGGCCTAAACCGTTAGAGCTGGCCCTGCGTTACGCCACTTACCACGAAACAGACAACCTGCTTGATGAGAAGCACTTTGAACGCGCAGTGGCGGCTAACTGGTTCTTTAACGGGCATAATAACAAACTCACTGCCGACATTACCCAGTTTGATATCGAACAAGTCGCACTGGGTTCGGTAGATGAAGTGCGTTACCGCCTGCAGTGGGATTTGTCTTTTTAA
- a CDS encoding cell envelope integrity protein TolA, whose translation MTTFAKAALLGSIISSTLISPVTQAQDLNELDRQLTIMSGVIETALKQDTRKNTVRYRSIDATYLAKQGVVFTINTGIKGRGFSFGQFVSSMPPPPPAPDAPHSEAHSESVHVIRSDNFEFITETDWAETAERVISKVERIINDTDDRLREFRSDHRELEWEMRELERRNRDLEFELRTADNERRKEVEAEIKEVEKEFAMLQSKEKQITEKAQALAAEKKAEMAKQKQAEEEAYKTFLANFEASIGDTLCSFGAGLRELPDNENITFVLDNFAMNNEGKTEDKVYIFSKKDVKRCVTEDISPSDILANAQVYSF comes from the coding sequence ATGACAACATTTGCAAAAGCCGCGCTACTTGGCTCAATAATCAGTAGTACGCTCATTAGCCCTGTAACACAGGCGCAAGATTTAAATGAACTCGACCGTCAGCTAACGATTATGTCGGGTGTTATCGAGACCGCGTTAAAGCAGGACACACGCAAAAATACCGTGCGATACCGCAGTATTGATGCCACCTATCTGGCCAAACAAGGTGTGGTATTTACCATTAATACCGGCATCAAGGGACGGGGATTCAGTTTCGGCCAATTCGTGAGTAGTATGCCACCGCCACCACCGGCTCCTGACGCACCGCATTCTGAGGCACACTCTGAGTCAGTACATGTGATCAGAAGCGACAACTTTGAGTTTATCACCGAGACCGACTGGGCAGAAACCGCAGAGCGCGTGATAAGCAAAGTCGAGCGTATTATTAACGATACCGACGATCGCCTGCGCGAGTTTCGCAGTGACCACCGCGAACTTGAGTGGGAAATGCGTGAGCTGGAACGACGCAATCGCGACTTAGAGTTTGAATTGCGTACGGCCGATAACGAGCGCCGCAAAGAAGTAGAAGCCGAAATAAAGGAAGTGGAAAAAGAGTTTGCCATGCTGCAAAGCAAAGAAAAGCAAATCACCGAAAAAGCGCAGGCACTGGCGGCCGAGAAAAAGGCTGAGATGGCAAAACAAAAACAAGCTGAGGAAGAAGCTTATAAAACCTTCCTGGCTAATTTTGAGGCCAGCATTGGTGACACGCTTTGTAGTTTTGGTGCCGGGCTACGAGAATTACCCGATAACGAAAACATTACCTTTGTACTGGATAATTTTGCCATGAATAACGAAGGCAAAACCGAAGACAAGGTGTATATCTTTAGCAAAAAAGACGTCAAACGTTGCGTTACCGAAGATATATCCCCCAGTGACATTCTGGCTAACGCGCAGGTATATTCCTTTTAA
- a CDS encoding RNA polymerase sigma factor, producing the protein MFEKRDEQLIEQALKGHKKAWFTLIKRYESAIYQYGVRMTGNPHDAADLMQDIFIAVFKSLSNFRGDGSFKAWLFRIAHFRCIEFYRRKRPDSPLDDTEELSCDRPTPEHKLVTDTTSQSLTTAMQRLPLAQRAVIELKFFGQFTFDEIADQLGLSSNTVKSRLYSALSKLKLDLEVEHG; encoded by the coding sequence GTGTTTGAAAAGCGTGATGAACAACTCATAGAACAAGCATTAAAAGGGCATAAAAAGGCCTGGTTCACGCTAATCAAACGTTACGAGTCAGCGATTTACCAGTACGGCGTGCGCATGACCGGCAACCCTCATGATGCCGCCGACTTAATGCAGGATATTTTTATTGCTGTGTTTAAAAGTTTGTCGAACTTTCGTGGCGACGGCAGCTTTAAGGCCTGGTTGTTTCGTATTGCTCACTTTCGATGTATAGAATTTTACCGGCGTAAACGCCCGGATTCACCGCTGGACGATACTGAAGAGCTCAGCTGTGACCGGCCTACACCCGAGCATAAGTTAGTCACTGACACAACCAGTCAGTCGTTAACCACTGCCATGCAACGTTTGCCGCTGGCACAACGTGCTGTTATTGAACTGAAATTTTTTGGTCAGTTTACCTTTGATGAAATCGCCGATCAGCTGGGCTTATCGAGCAATACCGTAAAGTCCCGGTTGTACAGCGCCTTATCAAAGTTAAAGCTGGATTTGGAGGTAGAACATGGTTAA
- a CDS encoding hydrogen peroxide-inducible genes activator has translation MKWPNLKHLHYLVTLYQEQHFHRAAQRCNVSQSTLSTAIQNLEEHFGSQLLEREHKTFVFTSLGIDVVERAQVILQEAGELVEHAQNAGNWQRGKLKLGVIPTIAPFLFEAMLGAFNAFLPDIQLELQEDTTANLLQQLTDGSLDLLVLALPMATPGCKQMVLGHDPFHLIAHKELANKLPTPLDIANLPKKSIFLLQQEHCMTGHAVSACNLQHTDQISSLAASSLYTLVQLANSKLGYTFLPELAINQKILQNTDLTSFAAEDNAYREIGLVWRSGTTRMRLFRRVGEIISPLLPVPILK, from the coding sequence ATGAAATGGCCAAACCTAAAACACCTGCATTACCTGGTAACACTCTATCAGGAACAGCATTTTCACCGCGCCGCACAGCGTTGTAACGTGAGCCAGTCGACGTTGAGTACGGCGATTCAAAACCTCGAAGAGCACTTTGGCAGTCAGTTATTAGAGCGTGAGCATAAAACCTTTGTGTTTACCTCGCTGGGCATCGATGTGGTGGAGCGCGCTCAGGTAATTTTGCAAGAAGCCGGTGAGCTGGTAGAGCATGCACAAAACGCAGGCAACTGGCAGCGCGGCAAATTAAAATTGGGGGTTATTCCAACCATCGCGCCCTTTTTATTCGAAGCCATGCTCGGCGCGTTTAATGCTTTTTTACCCGATATTCAGCTGGAGCTGCAGGAAGACACCACCGCCAACCTGCTGCAACAACTTACTGATGGAAGCCTGGACTTACTGGTGCTGGCATTGCCTATGGCAACGCCGGGTTGCAAACAAATGGTGCTGGGTCATGATCCGTTCCACCTGATTGCCCACAAAGAATTAGCGAACAAACTACCAACCCCGCTCGATATTGCCAACCTGCCCAAAAAAAGTATCTTTTTATTGCAACAGGAACACTGCATGACCGGTCACGCTGTCAGTGCCTGTAATTTGCAGCACACCGACCAAATAAGCTCGCTGGCGGCCAGCTCGCTTTATACCCTGGTGCAATTGGCCAACAGCAAATTAGGCTATACATTTTTACCCGAGCTAGCCATTAATCAAAAAATACTGCAAAACACCGACTTAACCTCGTTCGCAGCCGAAGACAACGCGTACCGCGAAATTGGTTTGGTGTGGCGTTCAGGGACTACCCGCATGCGCTTGTTCCGCCGGGTTGGCGAAATCATTTCGCCCCTCTTACCAGTGCCTATCTTAAAATAA
- a CDS encoding organic hydroperoxide resistance protein — MHKLDEVLYTGVATATGGRDGKIASDDGRLEAGLSVPKGLGGDDGKGTNPEQMFAAGYAACFIGALGFVAGQEKVKLPKDVKVTGEVGIGPIATGFAIKVKLTVDLGDVDTDKAALVEKAHVVCPYSNATRGNIEVEFDIV, encoded by the coding sequence ATGCATAAATTAGATGAAGTTCTGTATACAGGCGTAGCCACTGCAACAGGTGGTCGCGACGGCAAAATTGCATCAGACGACGGTCGTCTAGAAGCCGGCTTGTCTGTACCTAAAGGTTTAGGTGGTGATGATGGCAAGGGCACAAACCCAGAGCAAATGTTTGCTGCCGGTTATGCTGCGTGTTTCATAGGTGCGTTAGGTTTTGTTGCCGGACAAGAAAAAGTAAAGCTTCCTAAAGATGTAAAAGTGACCGGTGAAGTGGGTATTGGTCCTATTGCGACCGGTTTTGCTATTAAAGTAAAACTGACGGTTGATCTTGGCGATGTGGATACCGACAAAGCCGCGTTGGTTGAAAAAGCCCACGTTGTTTGTCCTTACTCGAATGCCACTCGTGGCAATATCGAAGTTGAATTCGATATCGTATAA
- a CDS encoding MarR family winged helix-turn-helix transcriptional regulator yields the protein MTEDDLLKLDNQLCHRFYAVSNAFTRAYRPLLKELDITYPQYLVMLALWETQPLAISALVDKCRIDAGALTLILKKLQQKNLIAIIPSDNDRRVKQVMLTETGVSAKAQAVAIPKQLLCQIQNLNMSEIQQLTTLIDKLYCELTADNNKT from the coding sequence ATGACCGAAGATGATTTGCTAAAGCTGGATAATCAGCTTTGCCACCGCTTTTATGCTGTGTCGAACGCTTTTACCCGCGCATACCGACCACTGTTAAAAGAGCTGGATATAACCTACCCACAGTACCTGGTGATGCTGGCCTTATGGGAAACGCAACCGTTGGCAATTTCCGCATTGGTTGATAAATGCAGAATTGATGCAGGCGCGTTAACCCTTATTCTTAAAAAGTTACAGCAAAAAAACTTAATAGCCATTATACCAAGCGATAATGACAGGCGTGTTAAGCAGGTAATGCTGACTGAGACAGGCGTTTCAGCGAAGGCGCAGGCCGTCGCGATTCCCAAACAATTGCTTTGCCAGATACAAAATCTGAATATGTCAGAAATTCAACAACTCACCACTCTTATTGATAAGTTGTACTGTGAATTAACGGCAGACAACAATAAAACCTAG
- a CDS encoding protein-tyrosine phosphatase family protein: protein MSTNLTWFTLGNGRLTLGARPTPDYLEKLRDQGISHIASIQTSDENKPQLKTDVESKGLKWLWLPFNVADMFVSNDTEKAFLQQYLAEVAQTLREGGSVYLHCDGNCERCRLFLYALCIHQRIPAGSAYNVVHSFGGDKANQLSRRELQQAAAIVS from the coding sequence ATGAGCACTAACCTGACCTGGTTTACATTAGGTAATGGCCGCCTCACGCTAGGCGCGCGGCCAACGCCAGACTACCTTGAAAAATTGCGTGATCAGGGGATTTCTCATATTGCTTCCATTCAAACCTCTGATGAAAACAAACCTCAACTCAAAACGGATGTCGAAAGCAAAGGCCTTAAGTGGCTCTGGTTGCCTTTTAACGTTGCCGATATGTTTGTCAGTAACGACACTGAAAAAGCCTTTTTACAACAGTATCTGGCAGAGGTCGCGCAAACACTTCGTGAGGGAGGCAGCGTTTATTTACACTGCGATGGCAACTGCGAACGCTGCCGGTTATTTTTGTATGCGCTGTGCATCCACCAGCGCATCCCCGCTGGCAGCGCCTACAACGTCGTGCACAGTTTTGGCGGCGATAAAGCCAATCAGTTATCGCGCCGGGAATTACAACAAGCCGCCGCCATTGTTAGTTAA
- the trhA gene encoding PAQR family membrane homeostasis protein TrhA — MTTVANVTQRAYSVAEEWLNSISHGLGFIAAIVGLVFMLLRAETSVSITASAIYGTTLVFMFLTSTIYHGVTHSNAKGLLKLFDHSSIYLLIAGTYTPLTLVAIGGSLGIAATVFIWLLAIAGVTFKLIARHRFPKVSVLTYLVMGWFAVGIIYPLYQALPHAGLWLIVAGGLCFSIGVFFYVAKSKRYTHAIWHLFVIGGCSCHYFSIYYYVL; from the coding sequence ATGACAACAGTCGCTAATGTTACTCAGCGTGCCTATTCAGTGGCAGAAGAATGGCTCAACAGCATCAGCCATGGCCTGGGCTTTATCGCAGCCATTGTGGGCCTGGTATTTATGCTACTGCGCGCTGAAACTTCGGTTAGCATCACCGCGTCGGCTATTTACGGCACCACACTGGTTTTTATGTTTCTGACATCGACCATTTATCATGGTGTGACGCACTCCAATGCCAAAGGCTTGCTAAAACTGTTTGATCACAGTTCAATCTACTTACTGATTGCTGGTACCTATACCCCACTGACGCTGGTTGCCATCGGCGGCAGTCTGGGCATCGCCGCTACCGTATTCATCTGGCTGCTGGCTATTGCCGGCGTCACCTTTAAGCTTATCGCCCGGCATCGTTTTCCTAAAGTGTCGGTGCTCACCTATTTAGTGATGGGATGGTTCGCAGTAGGCATTATTTACCCGCTTTATCAGGCGTTGCCACACGCAGGGCTATGGTTAATAGTGGCGGGCGGATTGTGTTTTAGTATTGGCGTATTTTTTTACGTTGCCAAATCTAAAAGATACACCCATGCCATCTGGCATTTGTTTGTGATTGGTGGTTGCAGTTGCCATTACTTTTCAATTTACTATTATGTGCTGTAA
- a CDS encoding RHS repeat-associated core domain-containing protein, with protein MYYKARIYHPKLGRFLQTDPVGYGDGMNWYTYVGNDPVNLIDPMGTSSCNPQETECIEVLGQRMPTLAGITEKITLTGDAAQRAMSSIRKQINEDLKEIEKNIKSEIGRIEGRIENIDQCLADNYGASYDVARATAILSVPTSSQIIATAVANRTQRIASIKGTSMLNYEPEYWRSGSPRTGGRILGLNSILKGAGNGIKAVGFFSQGYVFGANINCGLGITVQ; from the coding sequence ATGTACTACAAAGCACGGATTTATCATCCAAAGCTCGGGCGCTTCCTTCAGACTGACCCTGTGGGTTATGGGGATGGAATGAATTGGTACACTTACGTTGGCAATGATCCTGTGAATTTGATTGATCCTATGGGTACAAGTTCATGCAATCCACAAGAAACCGAGTGCATTGAAGTTCTTGGCCAAAGAATGCCTACACTAGCAGGTATAACCGAGAAAATTACTTTAACTGGTGACGCTGCCCAAAGAGCAATGAGTAGCATAAGAAAGCAAATTAATGAAGATTTAAAAGAGATTGAAAAGAACATAAAGTCAGAAATTGGGCGTATTGAAGGTAGGATTGAAAATATTGACCAATGCTTAGCAGATAACTATGGTGCTTCTTATGATGTGGCTAGGGCCACAGCAATATTGAGTGTACCTACTTCGTCTCAAATAATAGCTACAGCAGTTGCTAACAGAACTCAAAGGATAGCAAGCATTAAAGGTACGTCAATGTTGAATTATGAACCTGAATACTGGAGAAGCGGCTCTCCGAGGACGGGAGGAAGAATACTTGGCCTAAATTCAATACTAAAAGGCGCAGGAAATGGCATAAAAGCTGTAGGATTTTTTTCACAAGGCTATGTTTTTGGGGCAAATATCAACTGTGGATTAGGAATTACGGTACAATGA
- a CDS encoding DUF4168 domain-containing protein, with amino-acid sequence MTILAKTFALSLAVAGLSAMPAQAQQAEQSTAQTVRFDDVTLEKFTVAMTAVQKVANKYQVQLKEEQAPEKQKQIQQTAKQEIVTEIQDAGIKVKTYTTIAQLLRSDETLRQRIIDIANANAQDNS; translated from the coding sequence ATGACAATTTTAGCTAAAACATTCGCACTATCACTCGCTGTCGCTGGACTATCAGCCATGCCCGCTCAGGCACAACAAGCTGAGCAATCCACAGCTCAGACCGTGCGCTTCGATGATGTCACGCTTGAAAAGTTTACGGTAGCGATGACCGCAGTCCAGAAAGTCGCCAACAAATATCAGGTGCAGTTAAAGGAAGAGCAAGCCCCTGAAAAACAAAAGCAAATCCAGCAAACAGCTAAACAAGAAATCGTCACGGAAATTCAGGATGCTGGCATAAAGGTCAAAACCTACACCACCATCGCACAACTACTACGCAGTGACGAAACCCTGCGCCAACGGATTATTGATATTGCCAATGCAAATGCCCAGGACAATAGCTAA
- the istB gene encoding IS21-like element helper ATPase IstB, producing the protein MNLQSERIADACRQLGLYALPEAWPSIAEHHIAQEGSYADFIEKLLAEELKAKTQRTKATLLKFAGLPNIKTLEEYDFNFASGVPKAQLTELSGLSFIERHENVVMLGPSGVGKTHLAIALGYKAIMASTKVRFITAADLMLQLATAHNQGKLKTYLQRVVMSPKLLIIDEIGYLPFGREEANFFFNVVAKRYERGSTLLTSNLPFSQWAAAFANDTTLTAAMLDRLLHHCHVIQISGESYRLKEKKKIGIAPILGEI; encoded by the coding sequence ATGAACTTACAGTCTGAGCGCATTGCCGATGCTTGCCGGCAACTTGGTTTATACGCGTTGCCTGAAGCCTGGCCATCAATAGCTGAGCATCACATCGCTCAGGAAGGCTCGTATGCGGACTTCATCGAGAAGCTCTTAGCTGAAGAGCTTAAAGCCAAAACACAACGCACCAAGGCAACCCTGCTCAAGTTCGCTGGCTTACCCAACATAAAAACGCTTGAAGAGTATGATTTTAACTTCGCCAGCGGCGTACCTAAAGCACAGCTGACAGAGCTGTCTGGCCTGAGCTTCATAGAGCGGCATGAGAACGTAGTCATGCTCGGACCCAGTGGCGTTGGTAAAACGCACCTGGCCATTGCGCTTGGGTATAAGGCCATCATGGCCAGCACGAAAGTGCGCTTTATCACCGCCGCAGATCTGATGCTGCAACTGGCGACAGCGCATAATCAAGGCAAGCTAAAAACGTACCTACAGCGCGTTGTAATGAGTCCAAAGTTGCTCATCATCGATGAAATCGGTTACTTACCGTTCGGCCGTGAGGAAGCCAATTTTTTCTTTAACGTGGTAGCAAAACGCTATGAACGCGGCAGCACATTACTGACCAGCAACTTACCATTTAGTCAGTGGGCCGCTGCATTCGCCAACGATACGACATTAACAGCTGCGATGTTAGACCGCCTGTTGCACCATTGCCATGTGATTCAAATCAGTGGTGAAAGCTATCGGTTGAAGGAAAAAAAGAAGATAGGCATTGCACCGATACTCGGTGAAATTTAA
- the nhaC gene encoding Na+/H+ antiporter NhaC, producing the protein MKEKQNATPGLLLALTPVVLTLIILGTQIFYFGVFEPHIPLAIGVALASFVGIYLGLTWEDIRAGIFNVIHVALPSVSVLIVVGMIIGIWIASGTVPTIIYYGLKTLSPEIFLAAGMVICAVVAVSLGTSWGSVGTVGLALMGIGDGFDIPMYWTAGAVVSGAFFGDKVSPLSDTTNLAPAVTGTDVFSHIKNMMATTIPAMVIAFLIYVGVGYFVIDTQSVSFEKIEGITAALEDNFYISAWALLPALVVMVLALKKFPPLPSLFAGVVVGGAFAMIMQGQSLQSVFDYANNGYSIQTNISEIDNLLNRGGVQSMMWTISLVLIALSFGGALETTGCLRSIINTIKGKVKTFAGTQVAAVGTAFSTNLVAGDPYLSVALPGRMFSPVYRGMGYSTLNLSRGIEEGGTLMSPLIPWNAGGAFVISALGLGISGANLENLLYIPLAFACWTAPIIGIFYAFAGWYSPKATDEEREEWESSGADIAKFNDDGTPVAS; encoded by the coding sequence ATGAAAGAGAAGCAGAACGCTACGCCAGGTCTATTGCTTGCACTAACGCCTGTTGTATTGACACTCATAATATTGGGTACACAGATATTTTATTTTGGTGTATTTGAACCCCATATCCCCCTGGCTATCGGTGTGGCACTGGCCAGCTTTGTGGGTATCTACCTTGGTCTGACATGGGAAGATATTCGGGCAGGTATTTTCAATGTGATACATGTGGCGTTGCCATCCGTCAGCGTACTTATTGTAGTGGGTATGATCATCGGCATATGGATTGCCAGCGGCACAGTACCCACCATTATTTACTACGGATTAAAAACGCTTTCCCCCGAGATCTTCCTTGCCGCAGGCATGGTGATATGTGCGGTGGTCGCCGTGTCGCTCGGCACGAGCTGGGGAAGTGTAGGCACCGTTGGTTTGGCTTTAATGGGTATCGGTGACGGGTTCGATATTCCCATGTACTGGACTGCCGGCGCGGTGGTGTCTGGCGCGTTTTTCGGTGATAAGGTATCGCCCCTTTCTGATACCACTAACCTCGCCCCCGCAGTAACCGGCACAGATGTGTTCTCTCACATTAAAAATATGATGGCCACCACCATTCCGGCCATGGTTATTGCTTTTCTGATTTATGTTGGGGTGGGTTACTTTGTTATTGATACACAAAGCGTATCGTTTGAAAAAATAGAAGGTATCACTGCCGCATTAGAGGACAATTTTTATATCTCTGCATGGGCGTTACTGCCTGCTTTAGTGGTAATGGTACTGGCGCTTAAGAAGTTCCCGCCACTCCCGTCGCTATTTGCAGGGGTTGTCGTGGGCGGCGCATTTGCCATGATTATGCAAGGGCAAAGCCTGCAGTCGGTGTTTGACTACGCCAATAACGGCTACAGCATTCAAACGAATATCAGCGAAATAGACAACTTGCTTAATCGTGGTGGCGTGCAATCGATGATGTGGACAATATCACTGGTGCTGATTGCCTTAAGTTTTGGTGGTGCACTGGAAACCACCGGCTGTTTAAGAAGCATTATTAATACTATAAAGGGCAAGGTAAAAACCTTTGCCGGTACACAGGTTGCAGCGGTAGGCACCGCGTTTTCAACCAATCTGGTGGCAGGCGACCCTTACTTGTCGGTGGCATTACCCGGGCGCATGTTTTCACCTGTTTATCGCGGCATGGGATATTCAACGCTGAACTTGTCGCGAGGCATTGAGGAAGGCGGTACGCTCATGTCACCCCTTATCCCCTGGAATGCCGGCGGTGCGTTTGTTATCTCTGCCCTTGGCCTTGGAATTTCCGGCGCTAACCTGGAAAACTTACTCTACATACCACTGGCTTTTGCTTGCTGGACAGCGCCAATCATAGGCATATTTTATGCCTTCGCAGGCTGGTACTCACCCAAAGCAACTGACGAGGAACGCGAAGAATGGGAGTCGTCAGGGGCTGATATTGCAAAGTTTAATGATGATGGCACGCCGGTGGCAAGTTAG
- a CDS encoding YigZ family protein yields the protein MSYQTPDTPLEILFEVKKSKFFAFAAAAPTRDAAMQLLANKKAEYPDARHHCWAYLLGNPAMPVSVACADDGEPSGTAGKPILNVLQHKDVGDIMLIVTRYFGGIKLGAGGLVRAYSGAAQQVMEQLSVVQHIALSELVVQADFKHEQFIRHWVTQQQGEVSDCQYTHEVTIQVALPAPAVEEFKAMCRNQGIHIVTDKVAQEV from the coding sequence ATGTCATACCAAACGCCAGATACCCCACTCGAAATACTCTTTGAAGTAAAAAAGAGTAAATTTTTTGCTTTTGCCGCAGCAGCACCAACGCGTGATGCGGCCATGCAATTACTTGCCAACAAGAAAGCCGAATACCCCGATGCCCGCCATCATTGCTGGGCCTATTTATTAGGCAACCCAGCCATGCCTGTGAGCGTAGCTTGCGCCGATGACGGCGAACCCAGTGGTACTGCCGGCAAACCTATATTAAATGTACTGCAACACAAAGATGTGGGCGACATTATGCTCATTGTTACCCGCTATTTCGGCGGCATAAAACTGGGCGCTGGCGGCCTGGTGCGGGCCTATTCAGGCGCGGCGCAACAAGTTATGGAGCAGCTCAGCGTTGTGCAACATATTGCTTTATCAGAGTTAGTCGTTCAGGCTGATTTTAAACACGAGCAGTTTATTCGCCACTGGGTAACCCAACAACAGGGCGAAGTAAGCGATTGCCAGTATACCCATGAAGTCACCATCCAGGTCGCCCTGCCCGCACCTGCCGTAGAAGAATTTAAAGCCATGTGCCGCAATCAGGGTATACATATCGTGACTGATAAGGTGGCACAAGAGGTTTAA
- a CDS encoding RidA family protein, which yields MKLTLIVMLAGLSLPTVAKVKNYPHPDDSAPYSLATQVDNIVYLSGQVPLDENGNMPETITAQSHQVMKNIKRTLSDIGLAMEDIFKCTVMIDDIQQWPDFNAVYVTYFSRGQLPARSAFGVDGLPMGAMVEVECMAHKRRM from the coding sequence ATGAAGTTAACCCTGATTGTAATGCTTGCAGGATTAAGCCTGCCCACTGTGGCTAAGGTAAAAAACTATCCTCATCCAGACGACAGCGCACCCTATTCATTAGCCACTCAGGTAGATAACATTGTGTATTTATCGGGCCAGGTACCGCTCGATGAAAATGGTAATATGCCAGAGACGATAACCGCGCAGTCACATCAGGTAATGAAAAACATTAAACGCACACTATCGGACATTGGCCTGGCCATGGAAGATATTTTCAAATGTACGGTCATGATTGACGATATTCAGCAGTGGCCTGATTTTAATGCCGTATACGTTACTTATTTTAGTCGCGGTCAACTCCCGGCGCGCAGTGCGTTTGGTGTGGATGGTTTACCCATGGGCGCGATGGTAGAAGTAGAATGCATGGCACATAAGCGACGCATGTAG